The following coding sequences are from one Methanococcoides orientis window:
- a CDS encoding SulP family inorganic anion transporter, with protein MAFIEQLKNDQLNFKNEVLSGMTVSLALVPEAVAFSIIANVSPLVGLYSAFIIGLITAIIGGRPGMISGATGAIAVVVVALVIRHGVEYLFAAVILMGIIQMTIGFFKLGKFIRLVPHAVMFGFVNGLAIVIFMAQLSQFKFTDINGIEHWLGGQTLLVMLGLVGLTMGIIYIMPKLTKAVPASLTAIIVVSAIVIYFQVQTRTVGDIASIAGGFPEFHIPQVPLNLETLKIVFPYSIVMALVGLIESLLTLTVIDEMTETRSRANKESVAQGIANFVCGLFGGMGGCAMIGQSLININSGARNRTSGIVAAVGLLLIVLVGAPLIEKIPMAALVGVMFVVAIGTFEWASLKIFRKVPITDVLVMVVVAGITVIYHNLAVAVIAGVVISALAFAWENAKLVRAREIIDDNGIKHYEFFGPLFFGSVTEFQNKFDVLNDPDEIIIDLKESRVADHSAIEALNKITERYAKVGKKVHLRHLSEDCLVLLDNASAIIDVNHWEDPHYKVPSDILG; from the coding sequence ATGGCATTTATAGAACAACTAAAGAACGATCAATTGAATTTCAAAAATGAGGTATTATCCGGGATGACAGTTTCACTGGCACTTGTGCCTGAAGCTGTAGCCTTTTCAATAATAGCAAATGTAAGTCCATTGGTTGGACTTTATTCTGCATTCATCATTGGATTGATAACCGCAATTATCGGTGGCAGACCGGGAATGATATCAGGTGCTACGGGTGCAATAGCAGTTGTAGTTGTGGCTCTGGTGATCAGGCACGGAGTCGAGTATCTTTTCGCTGCTGTAATTCTGATGGGTATTATTCAAATGACCATTGGCTTTTTTAAGCTGGGTAAATTTATTCGGCTTGTACCACATGCAGTAATGTTCGGCTTTGTAAATGGGCTGGCAATCGTGATCTTCATGGCCCAGCTTTCCCAGTTCAAATTTACTGATATTAACGGGATCGAACATTGGCTGGGAGGACAGACACTTCTGGTCATGTTAGGTTTAGTAGGATTGACCATGGGTATTATCTATATAATGCCAAAATTAACAAAAGCAGTTCCTGCTTCACTAACTGCGATCATAGTTGTTTCAGCCATTGTCATCTATTTCCAGGTCCAGACAAGAACAGTTGGAGATATTGCATCAATTGCAGGCGGCTTTCCTGAATTCCACATACCACAGGTACCACTAAATCTGGAAACACTGAAAATTGTTTTCCCGTATTCAATCGTCATGGCATTGGTTGGATTGATCGAAAGTCTGTTGACGCTCACAGTGATCGATGAAATGACAGAAACAAGAAGCAGGGCTAATAAAGAAAGTGTTGCACAGGGTATTGCCAACTTTGTTTGCGGACTCTTTGGAGGTATGGGCGGCTGTGCCATGATAGGCCAGAGTCTCATCAACATAAACTCAGGTGCCAGAAACAGAACCTCAGGTATCGTTGCAGCTGTGGGCCTATTACTTATTGTGTTAGTAGGTGCTCCTCTTATCGAAAAGATACCAATGGCAGCATTGGTTGGTGTGATGTTCGTGGTTGCCATCGGAACATTCGAATGGGCATCATTAAAAATATTCAGAAAAGTGCCCATTACGGACGTACTTGTTATGGTGGTCGTAGCAGGCATAACAGTCATTTACCACAACCTTGCAGTAGCTGTAATCGCAGGTGTCGTTATTTCTGCACTGGCTTTTGCATGGGAAAATGCAAAACTTGTCCGTGCAAGGGAAATAATTGATGATAACGGGATCAAGCACTACGAATTTTTTGGTCCGTTGTTCTTTGGTTCAGTTACTGAATTCCAAAACAAATTTGATGTGTTAAATGACCCTGACGAGATAATAATCGATCTCAAAGAATCAAGAGTTGCTGATCATTCTGCCATCGAAGCATTGAATAAGATAACTGAACGCTATGCAAAGGTTGGTAAAAAGGTCCATCTTCGACACTTAAGCGAAGATTGTCTGGTACTGCTGGACAATGCATCTGCCATAATTGATGTCAATCACTGGGAAGATCCGCATTACAAAGTACCCTCTGATATACTGGGATAA
- a CDS encoding DUF4097 family beta strand repeat-containing protein — translation MNKYKITFLLFSTLIVAAVSGCTTYGPDFGAEEIEYFSGEYEADRNTTLAVNSINGQIEINSWDGDKVELEAVKRTNYGEDELEKVHIIVNEIDDVLKVETKYPAIENVRVSVDMKIKVPENVTVDIIETTNGNIVISNTKGNTTAITTNGAVTITNVEGYITARSSNGALDIQRTTGINDLKTTNGKIEAQILDIKNDVDIRCTNGAVIIHIDPSLDAEIEVETTNGQISMNEVELVVTKLESTHVEGILGEGGSKISIKTTNGNVNLNKLVV, via the coding sequence ATGAACAAATACAAGATCACATTCCTTTTATTTTCAACATTGATCGTAGCTGCTGTTTCAGGCTGCACGACCTACGGACCGGACTTTGGAGCTGAAGAGATAGAATATTTCAGCGGAGAATATGAAGCAGATAGAAACACAACCTTGGCCGTTAACAGCATAAACGGACAGATCGAGATCAATAGCTGGGATGGCGATAAAGTCGAATTGGAAGCTGTCAAAAGAACAAATTATGGTGAAGATGAACTTGAAAAAGTCCATATTATTGTCAATGAGATCGATGATGTGCTAAAAGTAGAAACAAAATATCCTGCTATTGAAAATGTCAGAGTTTCAGTTGATATGAAGATCAAGGTTCCGGAGAATGTTACAGTTGATATTATAGAAACAACCAACGGAAACATAGTGATCTCAAACACAAAGGGAAATACTACAGCTATAACCACTAATGGAGCTGTGACGATAACCAACGTCGAAGGTTACATAACTGCAAGATCAAGCAACGGTGCACTGGACATACAGAGAACAACAGGCATCAACGACCTGAAGACCACTAATGGTAAAATAGAAGCCCAGATACTTGACATTAAAAACGATGTCGACATCAGATGCACTAATGGAGCGGTCATAATCCACATCGATCCGTCACTGGACGCGGAGATAGAAGTGGAAACAACCAATGGCCAGATCTCAATGAATGAAGTGGAATTGGTAGTAACAAAGCTGGAATCAACTCATGTAGAAGGGATCCTTGGTGAAGGTGGAAGTAAAATAAGTATAAAGACAACAAATGGAAATGTGAACCTGAACAAACTTGTCGTTTGA
- a CDS encoding DMT family transporter → MIPAEFLVVFFGLMAAISWGAGDFSGGFASKRANVYSVVLITQAVGVFLLAASAHLMAEEMPPLGGMIWGAVAGVFISIGLLALYRGLSQGRMGFVAPISAVVAATVPAIYGTFYEGLPAVHQMVGFAFALVAVWLIAGGGDESSKIERTDLILPLIAGTGFGLFFISIDKVSDTAVLWPLTAARIAAVITLIVFIALSKQVYLPPKNVLPIIIIAGVFDTGGNTFFALASQAGRLDIASIISSLYPAGTVLLAWLILKEKLSLKQWIGVAAALIAIVFISA, encoded by the coding sequence ATGATACCTGCTGAATTCCTTGTGGTTTTCTTTGGACTTATGGCAGCCATATCCTGGGGTGCCGGAGATTTCAGCGGCGGATTCGCATCCAAACGTGCGAATGTCTATAGTGTAGTCCTGATAACTCAGGCAGTCGGAGTATTCCTTCTTGCAGCTTCAGCTCATCTGATGGCAGAAGAAATGCCACCTCTTGGCGGTATGATATGGGGAGCTGTTGCCGGAGTTTTCATCAGTATCGGGCTTCTGGCACTTTACCGTGGTCTCTCACAGGGACGGATGGGATTTGTTGCACCAATTTCCGCAGTTGTAGCTGCTACCGTACCAGCCATCTATGGTACATTCTATGAAGGATTGCCTGCTGTTCATCAAATGGTCGGGTTTGCTTTTGCACTTGTAGCAGTCTGGCTCATTGCCGGCGGAGGAGATGAGAGTAGCAAGATCGAACGCACAGATCTTATACTGCCATTGATCGCCGGAACAGGATTCGGACTATTCTTCATATCAATTGACAAAGTTAGTGATACGGCTGTACTCTGGCCCCTTACCGCTGCAAGGATAGCAGCCGTGATAACATTGATCGTATTTATCGCTTTGAGCAAACAGGTCTACTTACCACCAAAAAATGTCCTTCCGATAATTATCATTGCAGGAGTTTTTGATACAGGAGGAAACACCTTTTTTGCACTGGCTTCCCAGGCAGGTAGGCTCGATATAGCATCCATTATATCTTCACTTTACCCTGCAGGAACAGTCTTGCTTGCATGGCTGATACTCAAGGAAAAACTATCCCTAAAGCAATGGATTGGTGTAGCTGCTGCACTTATTGCTATTGTGTTCATCTCGGCTTGA